One genomic segment of Chloroflexota bacterium includes these proteins:
- a CDS encoding helix-turn-helix transcriptional regulator, whose amino-acid sequence MSKQTLPSFPRYQRLAESLGDRVRLARLRRRMSATEMAERMDVSRMTLYSLEHGDLSVGLGVLVRALGVLGLDEDIARVAADDELGRRLADAVVRPTRRMKRTTDR is encoded by the coding sequence ATGAGCAAGCAGACGCTGCCATCGTTCCCGCGCTACCAGCGGCTCGCGGAGTCGCTGGGAGACCGCGTGCGCCTTGCCCGCCTACGCCGGCGCATGTCCGCGACCGAGATGGCCGAGCGAATGGACGTCTCCCGCATGACCCTCTACAGCCTCGAGCACGGGGACCTCTCGGTCGGGCTCGGTGTCCTCGTCCGGGCGCTCGGCGTCCTGGGGCTTGACGAGGACATCGCCCGCGTCGCCGCGGACGATGAGCTCGGCCGCCGGCTCGCCGACGCCGTCGTCCGGCCCACGCGGCGCATGAAGCGGACCACGGACCGATGA